AGGTGCAACGAAGTCCCCCGAGGAGCAGCAAGCGGCCATCGATGCTGCCTTGGAGAACAAGGCCCTCTCCAACTATCTGTTCTACATTTGCGCCAGTGTCTCGGCTGCAGTCATTATCTGGAGGGTCTGGACCGTTATCGTTAAGTACGTTCGAACCGTCGCCTGCCtcaacaacgacaaccaGCGATACTTTGCCCAGTCCGATTCCAAGGTGTCCTGGATGAAAAAGAATGTTCTGTACGCTCCGGTCCTCAGCAAGCGTCACAACCGCGAAATTCAGCTCAGCTCCGCCATCAATGTTGGCACTCTACCCAGTCGTCTTCAGTTACTGTTCCTCGCCGGCTACTTGGCCACCAATGTCGCCTTCTGCGTCATCAACATCCCGTTCGCCGGCTCCTTCGCCGCTGCAGCTTCGCAGCTTCGGAATCGAACTGGTACCTTGGCCGTTGTTAACATGGTTCGTCATTTCTTGACTCGTCTAGCCAAAGCAGCAGATTGTTTAAGGCATCTGCCAAGAACAAGACTGACAGACGTTTGATTTAATACTGACGAAATAAAGATTCCCTTATTTTTGATGGGCGGGCGCAACAACCCCTTGATCCAAATGCTTGGCATCTCATTCGACACATTTAACTTGCTTCACCGTTGGTTCGGTCGGATTGTTATCCTTGAGGCCCTCGCTCATACCCTGGCTTGGATGGCCAACACTGCGAATAAGTCGAGCTGGGAAACTGCCATCAAGTCTGCCACTACTGTCCCTTTCTTGCTCTTTGGCTTCGTTGTAAGTTCACCGTGCTCCCCAACATGTAATAATCAAGTTGGAACTAACGCATATTAGGCTACTTGTGCCTTCGTCGCAATTGGCATTCAGGCTTCGAGTCCCATCAGACACGCATTTTATGAGACGTTCAAGCTTCTCCACATCTTGCTGGCCATTACGGCCGTCGTTGGCACCTGGTATCACTTGCAGATGAAGGCCTTGCCTCAGCTCAAGTACATGTGGCCTGTCGTCATTTTCTGGGCCGGTGATCGAGTTTGGCGCGCCGCTCGCGTCTTCTACGGCAATGTCGGACACGGAGGCAGCAAAGCCCTGGTTGAGGCACTTCCCGGAAATGCCTGCCGTGTCACGGTAACGATGGCTCGTCCCTGGACCTTCGGACCCGGCCAGCACGCTTATATGTACATGCCTGCCATAAGCCTGTTGCAGTCTCACCCCTTCTCCGTCGCGTGGAgtgaggaggccgaggaccccatggccgagaaggctTCCCTCAACCGTCAGGACATCCTCGCCATGCGCAAGACTACAATGTCCTTCGTCATTCGTGCCCGAACTGGCATGACCGATACGCTGTATCGCAAAGCGGCCGCCTGCCCTGAGGGCAAAATGACGACAACATGCATGGTAGAGGGCCCATACGGTGGTTTGCACAGCATGCGCTCCTACGGCACCGTCATGCTTTTCGCTGGTGGCGTTGGCATCACTCACCAGGTTCCTCATGTACGTGATCTTGTTGCTGGCTATGCCAACGGAACAGTTGCCGCCAGGAGGGTAATTCTCGTGTGGACAATCCAAAGCCCCGAGCATCTCGAATGGATCCGCCCCTGGATGACGGAGATTCTGGCCATGGAGAAGCGCAGGGATGTCCTTCGCATCATGCTCTTTGTCAGTAGGCCGCGCTCCACCAAGGAGATTCACAGCCCCTCGTCCACGGTCCAGATGTTTCCTGGTCGGCCCAACATCGAGACGCTCATCAAGGCCGAGCAGGAGTCGCAGGTCGGCACCATGGGAA
The genomic region above belongs to Colletotrichum higginsianum IMI 349063 chromosome 2, whole genome shotgun sequence and contains:
- a CDS encoding Ferric reductase like transmembrane component — its product is MAGGGATKSPEEQQAAIDAALENKALSNYLFYICASVSAAVIIWRVWTVIVKYVRTVACLNNDNQRYFAQSDSKVSWMKKNVLYAPVLSKRHNREIQLSSAINVGTLPSRLQLLFLAGYLATNVAFCVINIPFAGSFAAAASQLRNRTGTLAVVNMIPLFLMGGRNNPLIQMLGISFDTFNLLHRWFGRIVILEALAHTLAWMANTANKSSWETAIKSATTVPFLLFGFVATCAFVAIGIQASSPIRHAFYETFKLLHILLAITAVVGTWYHLQMKALPQLKYMWPVVIFWAGDRVWRAARVFYGNVGHGGSKALVEALPGNACRVTVTMARPWTFGPGQHAYMYMPAISLLQSHPFSVAWSEEAEDPMAEKASLNRQDILAMRKTTMSFVIRARTGMTDTLYRKAAACPEGKMTTTCMVEGPYGGLHSMRSYGTVMLFAGGVGITHQVPHVRDLVAGYANGTVAARRVILVWTIQSPEHLEWIRPWMTEILAMEKRRDVLRIMLFVSRPRSTKEIHSPSSTVQMFPGRPNIETLIKAEQESQVGTMGISVCGPGALSDEVRRAVRDRQHDSAIDFNEEAFSW